A portion of the Flavobacterium magnum genome contains these proteins:
- a CDS encoding peptidase M61: MRKILTALVTLFLITGFSAEAQKKPKKASPSKPSYPTTVSVKVDMDLNIVRDDKLMVTVTPPKITSENTTYCIPRTVPGTYSTDNYGKFVDDLKAFDNKGNELAVNHEGDNCWTIANAPQLAKITYWVNDTFDVEYTHDIFSPAGTNINEGTNFLLNTHGFIGYFKEFLQTPYELTIAHPSGLWGATSMTDADGSDVKDRFTTTRYAELVENPIMYSKPDYTTFNINGMDILISVYSPTGKYTAEMITPDMKTMMIAQKNFLGSFNSTKKYTVLLYLTDLRKKDAKGFGALEHPTATTVVMPELLPKKQMGEQMKDVVSHEFFHIVTPLTIHAKQIQDFDYNDPKMSAHLWMYEGVTEYFANLFQVNQGLISEKEFFGRMKEKVRNASRMNDTMPFTEMSANVLVKPYKDQYLNVYEKGALIGMCVDIIIREKSNGQRGILDLMQRLSKEYGINKAFDDADLFDKITMLTYPEVGDFLKTYVSGDKPIPYAAYFAKMGVTDYEFTDTAKSELKEAWLKK; encoded by the coding sequence ATGAGAAAAATACTTACGGCCCTTGTTACTTTGTTCTTAATCACCGGCTTTTCTGCGGAAGCGCAAAAAAAACCAAAAAAAGCGTCCCCTTCAAAGCCTTCTTACCCGACAACTGTTTCAGTTAAAGTGGACATGGACCTGAATATTGTCAGGGATGACAAGCTGATGGTCACCGTCACACCACCGAAAATCACTTCAGAAAATACCACGTACTGCATCCCCAGAACCGTTCCGGGAACGTATTCTACAGACAATTACGGAAAATTTGTGGATGACCTCAAAGCCTTCGACAACAAGGGAAATGAACTTGCAGTAAACCACGAAGGCGACAACTGCTGGACCATCGCCAATGCGCCGCAGCTTGCAAAGATTACCTATTGGGTCAACGATACCTTTGATGTGGAATACACCCACGATATTTTTTCGCCTGCAGGCACAAATATCAACGAAGGGACCAATTTCCTGCTCAATACCCACGGCTTCATCGGGTATTTCAAAGAATTCCTGCAGACACCTTACGAACTGACCATTGCCCATCCGTCGGGGTTATGGGGCGCTACCTCGATGACCGACGCAGACGGGAGCGACGTAAAAGACCGTTTTACCACGACACGCTACGCTGAATTGGTGGAAAATCCCATCATGTACTCGAAGCCCGATTACACGACGTTCAACATCAATGGCATGGACATCCTGATCAGTGTCTACTCACCCACCGGAAAATACACCGCTGAAATGATTACGCCCGATATGAAAACCATGATGATAGCGCAAAAGAATTTCCTGGGCAGTTTTAACAGCACAAAAAAGTATACCGTGCTCCTGTACCTTACTGACCTTCGGAAAAAAGACGCCAAAGGCTTCGGGGCACTCGAACACCCGACAGCAACTACCGTAGTCATGCCCGAACTGCTGCCTAAGAAGCAAATGGGCGAGCAGATGAAAGACGTGGTGTCACATGAATTTTTCCACATCGTAACGCCGTTAACGATCCACGCGAAACAAATTCAGGATTTCGATTACAATGACCCGAAGATGTCGGCGCACCTCTGGATGTACGAAGGTGTGACAGAATATTTCGCCAACCTGTTCCAGGTCAACCAGGGATTGATCAGCGAAAAGGAATTTTTCGGCCGTATGAAAGAGAAAGTGCGTAATGCCTCACGCATGAACGATACCATGCCGTTTACGGAAATGAGCGCGAACGTACTGGTAAAGCCTTACAAGGACCAGTACCTCAATGTCTATGAAAAAGGCGCGTTGATTGGTATGTGCGTGGATATCATCATCCGCGAGAAAAGCAATGGCCAAAGAGGGATCCTCGACCTGATGCAAAGGCTGTCGAAAGAATATGGCATCAATAAAGCGTTTGATGATGCCGATCTGTTTGATAAAATCACGATGCTGACCTATCCTGAGGTAGGTGACTTCCTCAAAACGTATGTCTCGGGTGACAAACCCATCCCTTACGCCGCCTACTTCGCCAAAATGGGTGTCACCGATTACGAATTTACCGACACAGCCAAAAGCGAACTGAAAGAGGCCTGGCTGAAAAAATAG
- a CDS encoding TonB-dependent receptor plug domain-containing protein gives MNRILFACFFLFSGAVFSQSKVLGCTAMPLAKAILKIENEFDIKYSYADSLVSGKELTLLRKDYRIDDINAELEIQVRLRAQQISERYYALIPVEEPPSLVALNEVVVGAFLINGVSKYNQRFVLSPQKSDVLAGVTDSDVLLSLQQLPGVKSPNETVTGLYVRGGTQDQNLILLDGIRLYHPGHLFGMISGINPNIVKSVGFYNKATPANYGERASSVIDITTSEKVEEDVRVNAGVNALNADVFVQLPVVRNKLDIQLSGRKSFTEVWRSTTFNQLANKVFQNTDFKSFDNSNAFRFYDYSAKMIFRPTQKILLTVTGLSISNNLDYRYKIAADSTSSQQMKILDDGYSINWHHKPSDRFSYKASAYYSVYDFDYSKTKAHDITKNYEVFKKLNRIVNSGAELSFHTLVNPKMQLDFGYQLSGNDVSHLFNTYNQEVGIDLNQRRLFSVAHALFLSHNYDLANWRFQSGLRYNYFSNIAASTLEPRIFVQNKLTGAFALQLSFERKNQFMSQARENSINDLSLENYVWVLSDNKKYPIQKADQFSAGFIFREDNWLVDFDAYYKTVSGITGLNFGFFSQNEQQTLKGNGFTKGVEVFIQKKADNWRSAITYSFQDSQNKFDGLNNNRYFQSNSNIKHALNLNVNKKWNRFSAALGWFWHTGKPYSSISDLGTTESFNADNLPVYHRMDVSCEYAFLFGKINFRTGFSVYNLYNRKSLISREYERQFVTAADLANERYKRNDYYSLGITPNVFFRVSF, from the coding sequence ATGAATAGGATTTTATTTGCGTGTTTCTTCCTCTTTTCGGGTGCGGTTTTTTCCCAATCCAAGGTACTCGGATGCACGGCAATGCCTCTGGCGAAAGCCATTCTCAAGATTGAAAACGAATTTGACATCAAATACTCTTATGCTGACAGCCTGGTGTCCGGCAAAGAATTAACGCTCCTGAGGAAAGACTACCGCATTGATGACATCAATGCGGAATTGGAAATCCAGGTAAGACTCCGCGCACAACAAATCAGCGAACGCTATTATGCCTTAATACCCGTGGAGGAACCGCCCTCACTTGTGGCACTCAATGAAGTCGTAGTGGGCGCGTTCCTGATCAATGGGGTCAGCAAATACAACCAGCGTTTCGTGCTGTCGCCGCAAAAATCGGATGTGCTTGCCGGCGTCACCGATTCGGATGTGCTGCTGTCGCTGCAGCAGCTGCCGGGTGTGAAAAGTCCGAATGAGACCGTAACGGGACTGTACGTGCGCGGCGGTACCCAGGACCAGAACCTGATCCTGCTTGACGGCATAAGGCTGTACCACCCGGGGCATTTGTTTGGTATGATTTCGGGGATCAATCCGAATATTGTGAAAAGCGTTGGTTTTTATAACAAGGCGACGCCCGCGAATTACGGCGAACGCGCTTCGAGTGTGATCGATATCACGACCTCGGAAAAAGTCGAGGAGGATGTGCGGGTCAATGCCGGTGTCAACGCCCTGAACGCAGACGTGTTTGTCCAGCTCCCCGTGGTGCGGAATAAACTGGATATACAGCTCTCCGGGCGCAAGTCGTTTACGGAAGTGTGGCGCAGCACGACCTTCAACCAGCTTGCCAATAAGGTATTTCAAAATACTGATTTCAAGTCGTTCGACAATAGCAACGCGTTCCGGTTTTATGATTATTCGGCAAAAATGATCTTCAGGCCTACGCAGAAAATTCTGCTAACCGTCACGGGACTTTCAATCAGTAACAACCTCGATTACCGGTACAAGATTGCCGCCGACAGCACCTCGAGTCAGCAAATGAAGATATTGGATGACGGGTACAGCATCAATTGGCATCACAAGCCGTCTGATCGGTTTTCCTATAAGGCTTCGGCGTATTATTCAGTGTACGATTTTGATTATTCGAAAACCAAAGCGCATGACATTACAAAAAATTACGAGGTGTTTAAAAAGCTCAACAGGATTGTAAATTCAGGTGCGGAGCTGAGCTTCCATACGCTGGTAAACCCGAAAATGCAGCTCGATTTCGGCTATCAGCTTTCGGGAAATGATGTCTCGCATTTGTTTAATACCTACAATCAGGAAGTGGGGATTGACCTGAACCAGCGCCGGCTTTTCTCCGTAGCGCACGCGCTCTTCCTGAGCCACAATTATGATTTGGCAAACTGGCGCTTCCAATCCGGACTTAGGTACAATTATTTCAGCAATATCGCTGCGAGCACGCTCGAGCCAAGGATTTTTGTGCAGAATAAACTGACCGGGGCTTTCGCGCTGCAGCTGTCATTTGAACGGAAGAACCAGTTCATGAGCCAGGCGCGCGAGAACAGCATCAACGACCTGAGTCTCGAGAATTATGTCTGGGTGCTGTCCGATAATAAGAAATACCCGATCCAGAAGGCGGACCAATTTTCGGCCGGATTTATTTTCAGGGAGGACAATTGGCTTGTAGACTTTGATGCGTATTATAAGACGGTTTCGGGAATCACGGGGCTGAACTTCGGGTTTTTCAGCCAGAATGAACAGCAAACGTTGAAAGGGAACGGATTTACGAAAGGTGTTGAGGTATTTATCCAGAAAAAGGCAGACAATTGGCGCAGCGCCATCACTTATTCCTTTCAGGATTCGCAGAACAAATTTGACGGGCTCAACAACAACCGTTATTTTCAGTCAAACAGCAACATCAAACACGCGCTAAACCTTAACGTAAATAAAAAGTGGAACCGCTTTTCTGCGGCGTTGGGGTGGTTTTGGCATACCGGAAAACCATACAGCAGCATCAGTGACCTCGGCACCACCGAATCGTTTAACGCCGATAACCTGCCTGTATACCATCGAATGGATGTGTCGTGCGAGTATGCATTTTTATTCGGGAAAATTAATTTCAGGACAGGCTTTTCAGTGTACAATCTGTACAACCGCAAAAGCCTGATCAGCCGGGAGTATGAACGACAGTTTGTGACCGCCGCCGATCTCGCGAACGAACGTTACAAGCGCAATGATTATTATTCGCTGGGTATTACGCCAAACGTGTTTTTCAGGGTAAGTTTCTGA
- a CDS encoding type I phosphomannose isomerase catalytic subunit: MEAKLYPMQFEPILKERIWGGQKLKTLLHKPIVSEITGESWELSTVKGDVSVVANGAHQGRPITEIIALAPKEILGTDVHSRFGTEFPLLFKYLDAREDLSIQVHPNDELAMKRHHSFGKTEMWYVMQADPGARIIVGFKEKSSPQQYLDSLRDNSIVSLLDTIEAKPGDVFFLETGTVHAIGAGLVIAEIQQTSDITYRIYDFDRRDAQGNTRELHVDQALEAINYNPVQAQQKYTNHPNQSNTLVDCPYFTTNLIPLDGKVTIRQDGRSFRVLMCTDGAFSLVTEGKEFHYTTGDTVLVPAAMDGYVLEGRASVLEIYIS; this comes from the coding sequence ATGGAAGCAAAACTATACCCGATGCAATTCGAGCCCATCCTGAAAGAAAGGATTTGGGGCGGACAAAAACTCAAAACCCTGTTGCACAAACCCATTGTTTCTGAAATTACCGGGGAAAGCTGGGAGTTGTCGACGGTTAAGGGAGACGTTAGTGTAGTGGCGAACGGCGCGCATCAGGGCCGGCCCATTACCGAAATCATTGCATTGGCCCCCAAGGAAATTTTAGGTACTGATGTCCACAGCCGCTTCGGCACCGAGTTCCCCTTGCTTTTCAAGTACCTCGACGCCCGTGAAGACCTGTCGATCCAGGTCCACCCGAATGATGAGCTCGCTATGAAGCGCCATCATTCATTTGGCAAAACCGAAATGTGGTACGTCATGCAGGCTGATCCCGGCGCGCGAATCATCGTGGGGTTTAAGGAAAAGTCCAGTCCGCAACAATACCTTGACAGCCTCAGGGACAACAGCATCGTTTCACTGCTCGACACGATTGAGGCGAAACCCGGTGACGTTTTCTTTCTTGAGACGGGAACCGTTCATGCAATCGGAGCCGGTTTGGTGATTGCTGAAATCCAGCAAACGTCTGATATCACCTACCGGATTTACGATTTTGACCGCAGGGATGCACAGGGCAACACCCGTGAACTGCATGTGGATCAGGCGCTGGAAGCAATCAATTACAATCCGGTGCAGGCGCAGCAAAAATACACAAACCACCCAAACCAGTCCAATACGCTGGTTGACTGCCCGTATTTTACGACCAATCTCATTCCGCTTGACGGAAAGGTAACGATCCGGCAGGACGGCAGATCATTTCGGGTTTTGATGTGTACTGACGGCGCTTTCTCATTGGTGACCGAAGGCAAGGAATTCCATTACACGACCGGCGATACAGTATTGGTTCCCGCAGCAATGGATGGCTATGTGCTTGAGGGCAGGGCTTCTGTGCTGGAAATTTATATTTCTTAG
- a CDS encoding DUF2089 family protein — translation MTQPKLPVTCPSCATALSVTQLSCGHCGTAVSGNYTLPLLLQLSEDDLQFVLQFFMTGGSLKEMASQMGNSYPTVRNKLDDIIERINQLNKKSNP, via the coding sequence ATGACACAGCCAAAACTTCCCGTTACCTGTCCGAGCTGCGCTACTGCACTTTCAGTGACGCAGTTATCCTGCGGGCACTGCGGCACGGCGGTCTCAGGCAATTATACCTTGCCGCTATTGTTGCAACTCAGTGAGGACGATCTCCAATTTGTCCTGCAATTTTTCATGACCGGGGGCAGCCTTAAGGAGATGGCATCCCAAATGGGCAACAGCTATCCGACAGTACGCAACAAGCTCGACGACATCATTGAACGCATTAACCAATTGAACAAAAAATCCAACCCATGA
- a CDS encoding Kazal-type serine protease inhibitor family protein produces MKKIKLLFLFLSMAALTLSSCADENPVNNTANTDASISLRTTLRQIKKTIGTAGRDGSGDQATCFNFVYPITLSYNNGTVIEVNSYDGLIALLEAETENFYLEGIQFPFQVQEEMTITTINNEDEFMALVQSCGFDTIDEEIYVFDCYDIVYPFSVINQDQQVIVINNESELYSLFANPSTNGDDYIVDFVYPISLTGNGQTYQVNNLYELFDLFEDCEGDTSCICPANFDPVCVSDGEGGIITFGNQCLAECAGYTEADFMDCGIVSPENFGALLGTCFQMSYPLQVAYQGALVTVNNDGELLQYYDASVQELPDFHYPVQVIDTPVSSISIAGAAQFSQFINTHCN; encoded by the coding sequence ATGAAAAAAATCAAGCTATTATTCCTGTTCCTCAGCATGGCAGCACTGACCTTGTCTTCCTGTGCAGACGAAAATCCGGTGAACAACACCGCCAACACCGACGCGAGTATATCGTTGCGGACGACCCTCAGGCAAATCAAGAAAACCATCGGTACTGCCGGAAGGGATGGCAGCGGCGACCAGGCGACATGCTTTAATTTCGTTTATCCGATTACATTGTCCTACAACAATGGTACGGTGATTGAAGTCAACTCTTACGACGGGCTGATTGCACTGCTTGAAGCGGAGACCGAAAATTTTTACCTCGAAGGCATCCAGTTTCCGTTCCAGGTCCAGGAGGAAATGACGATTACGACAATCAACAACGAGGACGAATTCATGGCATTGGTACAATCCTGCGGTTTCGATACGATCGACGAGGAAATTTATGTATTCGACTGTTATGACATCGTTTACCCTTTCTCAGTAATCAACCAGGACCAGCAAGTGATCGTAATCAACAACGAAAGCGAATTGTACAGCCTGTTTGCAAACCCGTCCACGAACGGTGACGACTACATCGTTGACTTCGTTTATCCGATTTCACTCACCGGAAACGGGCAAACCTACCAGGTCAATAATCTCTACGAGCTGTTCGACTTGTTCGAAGACTGTGAAGGCGATACCAGCTGTATCTGTCCGGCGAACTTTGATCCGGTATGTGTTTCGGACGGAGAGGGCGGCATAATTACGTTCGGGAACCAATGTCTGGCGGAATGTGCCGGCTACACGGAAGCGGACTTCATGGATTGCGGCATTGTTTCGCCCGAGAATTTTGGCGCGCTGCTCGGAACCTGCTTCCAGATGAGTTATCCGTTACAAGTCGCCTATCAGGGTGCTCTCGTTACCGTAAATAATGATGGTGAATTGCTCCAGTACTACGATGCGAGCGTGCAGGAATTGCCTGATTTCCACTATCCGGTACAGGTCATTGATACGCCGGTAAGTTCGATATCGATTGCCGGTGCAGCGCAGTTTTCACAGTTCATCAATACGCACTGTAATTAA
- the idi gene encoding isopentenyl-diphosphate Delta-isomerase: MTEEQVILVDENDNQIGLMPKLEAHEKAMLHRAFSVFILNDNKEIMLQQRAAGKYHSPLLWTNTCCSHQREGETNIEAGTRRLFDEMGIRTDLKELFHFIYKAPFDNGLTEHELDHVMIGWYNGSPSLNPEEAEDWKWMAVEDIKADMAKRPQVYTVWFRIIFDEFYHYLEEHTL, encoded by the coding sequence ATGACAGAAGAACAGGTGATTTTGGTCGACGAAAACGACAATCAGATTGGATTGATGCCCAAGCTCGAAGCGCACGAAAAAGCAATGCTCCACCGCGCGTTTTCGGTTTTTATATTAAATGACAACAAGGAGATCATGCTCCAGCAACGTGCCGCCGGCAAGTACCATTCACCGTTGTTGTGGACCAATACCTGCTGCAGCCACCAGCGCGAAGGAGAGACCAACATTGAAGCCGGGACACGCCGTTTGTTTGACGAAATGGGAATCCGGACCGATTTAAAGGAATTATTCCATTTTATTTACAAGGCGCCCTTTGACAATGGGCTGACCGAACATGAGCTAGATCATGTCATGATCGGCTGGTACAACGGCAGTCCAAGCCTGAACCCGGAAGAGGCTGAGGACTGGAAATGGATGGCGGTCGAGGATATCAAAGCCGATATGGCGAAGAGGCCGCAGGTTTACACTGTCTGGTTCCGGATTATTTTTGACGAATTTTACCATTACCTGGAAGAACACACACTATAA
- a CDS encoding 6-pyruvoyl trahydropterin synthase family protein gives MKATISRKAHFNAAHRLFRSDWTDERNNAVFGKCNNPNFHGHNYELIVSVTGDIDPETGYVMDIKDLSMMISEEVEDAFDHKNLNLDVPEFKNLNPTAENISVVIWNKLRNRIKADSQLEVVLYETPRNFVTYRGE, from the coding sequence ATGAAAGCTACAATTTCGAGGAAAGCCCATTTTAATGCAGCACACCGTTTGTTTAGGAGTGATTGGACCGACGAGCGGAACAACGCGGTTTTTGGGAAATGCAACAACCCGAATTTTCACGGACACAATTATGAACTGATTGTAAGCGTGACGGGCGATATCGATCCGGAAACCGGTTATGTGATGGACATCAAGGATCTGAGCATGATGATTTCCGAAGAGGTGGAAGATGCGTTTGACCATAAGAACCTGAACCTGGACGTGCCTGAATTTAAAAACCTGAATCCCACGGCCGAGAATATTTCGGTTGTGATCTGGAATAAACTCAGGAACAGGATCAAAGCGGATTCTCAACTCGAAGTGGTGCTGTATGAAACCCCGCGCAATTTTGTGACCTACCGCGGCGAATAG
- a CDS encoding DUF2805 domain-containing protein: protein MKKSKFPELDREQLEKLTTLALEERNPFEIIKKEFGLAEKEVLDIMKKKLAADKYELWKKKAMAGKPKPKPPKIDDFDEDLDGKYYIRNKFD from the coding sequence ATGAAAAAGAGTAAATTTCCCGAATTAGACAGGGAGCAACTTGAAAAACTCACCACCCTGGCTTTGGAAGAACGAAATCCGTTCGAAATCATCAAGAAAGAATTCGGGTTGGCCGAAAAAGAAGTGTTGGATATTATGAAAAAAAAGCTCGCGGCCGACAAATATGAGCTCTGGAAAAAGAAAGCGATGGCCGGTAAACCGAAGCCGAAACCGCCAAAGATTGATGACTTCGACGAAGACCTTGACGGTAAATATTATATCAGGAATAAATTTGACTGA
- a CDS encoding FecR family protein, giving the protein MMENHDTYLAAWFEGKMTDGELQELISAEAFAHYLKIKNTLSGMELQTPGTEGHFERIKDRLAAQPVARPRVMKLRHYFAAAASVLLFVCIGLYAFRNNTVVTGFGQQQRITLADHSEVHLAAKSSLVYANIFKFSRNLSLQGEAYFEVAKGSKFTVNTPQGTVTVLGTKFNVVASGRYFEVHCDEGRVRVASKAGTVILTPGKSVSFYENGIREWQQEIRPHSHQSQTESAFYSTPAEVVFQKIENQFGVSITYPDAVRSKGFTGAVSHTDLNKAMQSVCLPLGLTYTLSGRNKIEVTDE; this is encoded by the coding sequence ATGATGGAAAACCACGACACCTATTTAGCAGCATGGTTTGAAGGGAAGATGACTGATGGGGAATTGCAGGAGTTGATTTCCGCGGAAGCTTTTGCACATTACCTGAAGATAAAAAACACCCTGTCCGGAATGGAATTGCAGACACCTGGCACCGAAGGGCATTTTGAGCGCATTAAAGATCGGCTTGCAGCGCAGCCTGTTGCGAGGCCGCGCGTCATGAAGTTGCGGCATTATTTTGCTGCAGCAGCCTCGGTACTCCTTTTCGTGTGCATTGGTTTATATGCTTTCCGTAACAACACGGTGGTGACTGGTTTTGGCCAACAGCAGCGCATCACCCTTGCTGACCATTCTGAAGTGCATCTCGCTGCGAAATCGTCACTGGTTTATGCCAATATCTTTAAATTCAGCCGTAACCTGAGCTTACAGGGCGAAGCGTATTTTGAAGTGGCCAAAGGCAGCAAATTCACGGTCAATACACCGCAAGGGACTGTGACCGTCTTAGGTACCAAGTTTAATGTTGTCGCTTCCGGTCGTTACTTTGAGGTACATTGCGATGAGGGCCGGGTGCGAGTGGCTTCAAAAGCGGGTACCGTCATCCTGACCCCGGGCAAAAGCGTCAGTTTTTATGAAAACGGCATCAGGGAATGGCAGCAGGAAATACGCCCGCACAGCCACCAATCGCAAACCGAAAGCGCCTTTTACAGCACACCCGCTGAGGTGGTGTTTCAGAAAATTGAAAACCAGTTTGGTGTGAGCATAACCTATCCTGACGCAGTAAGGAGCAAGGGATTTACGGGTGCGGTTTCACATACCGACCTGAATAAGGCGATGCAGTCAGTCTGCCTGCCGCTGGGCTTGACGTACACGCTGTCCGGCCGAAATAAAATCGAAGTGACGGATGAATAG
- a CDS encoding DUF4369 domain-containing protein — MNKILGTMALCLLLISCKEEKPKGNLQLTGNIEGLKKGTLYISRIGDTSFVTVDTIKIDGDSHFESWLDIKSPEMYYIILDRGKTNSLDDRLPFFAEAGKMHIETKLEQFYAQAKITGSKNQQLLDEYRKVNARFTSQNLEITELLLRKQHAKVAVNSDSIARVQDYVMKRKYLYAAQFALNNKDHEIAPYIVLAEINRNATVALLDRIRKALTPKVADSYYGKKLTAYYNERKNAEQAK; from the coding sequence ATGAACAAAATATTAGGCACGATGGCGCTATGCCTGCTGCTCATCTCATGTAAGGAAGAAAAACCAAAAGGCAACCTCCAGCTTACGGGCAATATCGAAGGCCTGAAAAAAGGCACCCTGTACATTTCCAGGATCGGTGATACTTCATTTGTAACTGTCGATACCATTAAGATTGACGGCGATTCGCATTTTGAAAGCTGGCTCGATATCAAATCGCCGGAAATGTACTACATCATCCTGGATCGGGGCAAAACCAACTCACTTGACGACAGGCTGCCGTTTTTCGCCGAAGCGGGAAAGATGCATATTGAAACGAAGTTGGAACAATTTTACGCCCAAGCCAAGATTACGGGTTCCAAGAACCAGCAGCTACTCGATGAATACAGGAAGGTCAATGCGCGTTTCACAAGCCAAAACCTTGAAATCACCGAACTGCTCCTGAGGAAGCAGCATGCGAAAGTAGCCGTAAACAGCGACAGCATAGCTCGGGTGCAGGATTATGTCATGAAACGAAAATACCTGTATGCAGCGCAGTTTGCACTCAACAATAAGGACCACGAAATTGCACCTTACATCGTTTTGGCAGAGATCAACCGGAACGCCACCGTCGCGCTGCTCGACCGGATACGCAAAGCGCTCACACCGAAAGTAGCCGATTCCTACTACGGAAAAAAACTGACCGCGTACTACAACGAAAGAAAAAACGCGGAACAGGCAAAATGA
- a CDS encoding alpha/beta hydrolase: MKTTIHCLILLCCALTFAQNTKVAETEIAVNDLIKGTLYTPQNASLKTKLVILIAGSGPTDRNGNQPGLENNSLKFLAQNLAQNGNAVYSYDKRIIALANSGKLDENSLSFEDFITDAKAVIAYFKSKKAYSKIIVAGHSEGSLIGMEAARGNADAYISIAGAGRSIDEVIMDQLKGQPQQMLDAAAEGFATLKSGKTFKLEDPSLGMIFRESVQPYMISWIKYNPQQEIKSLTIPVLLVNGTKDLQVKVSEAELLKAAKPDAILKIIPDMNHVLKNIAAGDAENGASYTNPVLPLDTTFTHTVNQFINSL; this comes from the coding sequence ATGAAAACAACAATCCATTGCCTGATCTTGCTGTGCTGTGCGCTGACATTTGCCCAAAACACCAAAGTGGCCGAAACAGAAATTGCAGTAAACGACCTGATCAAAGGCACGTTATACACGCCTCAGAACGCTTCCCTAAAAACCAAACTCGTCATCCTTATCGCTGGCTCAGGCCCGACAGACCGCAATGGCAACCAACCCGGACTGGAAAACAATTCGCTGAAATTCCTGGCTCAAAACCTGGCCCAGAATGGCAACGCAGTGTACTCATATGACAAGCGCATTATCGCATTGGCAAATTCCGGGAAATTGGACGAAAACAGCCTGTCGTTCGAGGACTTTATAACCGATGCCAAAGCAGTCATCGCCTACTTCAAATCCAAAAAAGCGTATTCCAAAATTATTGTGGCGGGTCACAGCGAAGGCTCACTTATCGGGATGGAAGCCGCGCGAGGGAATGCCGACGCCTACATTTCGATTGCAGGTGCAGGACGTTCTATCGACGAGGTTATCATGGACCAACTGAAAGGTCAACCACAGCAAATGCTGGATGCGGCCGCAGAGGGCTTTGCCACATTGAAATCGGGGAAAACATTCAAACTCGAAGATCCGTCGCTGGGCATGATTTTCAGGGAGAGCGTTCAGCCATATATGATTTCGTGGATAAAATACAATCCTCAACAGGAAATTAAATCGCTTACAATTCCGGTTTTGCTCGTGAACGGCACCAAGGATTTGCAGGTCAAAGTATCAGAAGCCGAGTTGCTGAAAGCTGCGAAACCCGACGCAATCCTGAAAATCATACCTGACATGAATCACGTGCTGAAAAACATTGCGGCCGGGGATGCTGAAAATGGCGCTTCCTATACAAATCCGGTTTTGCCACTGGATACGACATTCACCCATACCGTTAATCAATTCATAAATTCGCTCTGA
- a CDS encoding RNA polymerase sigma factor, whose protein sequence is MEKNTDHYGLCEPAAFRLTFDAHYKILRNFLIFRYRDADLADDVAQHAFVKLWENCSILKKEQAKSFLFTTATRLTLNHIKHRKVVSNFQVAFVPKTTDTESPQFLMEETEFRQRLENAISSLPDKQREVFMMNRFENQSYAEIAAALDLSVKAVEKRMHQALLTLRKTTTNI, encoded by the coding sequence ATGGAGAAAAACACAGATCATTACGGGTTATGCGAACCGGCAGCTTTCCGGCTGACGTTCGACGCGCATTATAAAATCCTGAGGAATTTCCTGATATTCAGGTACAGGGATGCGGACCTCGCTGACGACGTGGCGCAGCATGCCTTCGTAAAACTATGGGAAAATTGCAGCATATTGAAAAAAGAACAGGCGAAAAGCTTTTTGTTTACCACCGCCACCAGGCTGACGCTGAACCACATCAAGCACCGGAAAGTCGTCAGTAATTTCCAGGTGGCTTTTGTGCCAAAAACAACCGACACCGAATCGCCGCAATTCCTGATGGAAGAAACCGAATTCAGGCAGCGGCTTGAAAACGCCATCAGCAGCCTGCCCGATAAGCAGCGCGAGGTGTTCATGATGAACCGGTTTGAAAACCAATCCTATGCAGAGATTGCCGCCGCTTTGGATTTATCGGTAAAAGCTGTTGAAAAACGGATGCATCAGGCGTTGCTCACCTTACGGAAAACAACCACTAATATTTAA